AAACTCATAGGCAAGAAGCCCCGGTCCATAAACGTAGGGCTGAAATACTCCTTCGACAGCATAGTTGGCAGCAGTAAAAAGATAAGGGAAATAGTAGAAGTCCTGAAAAAGGTGGCCGGAACCACCTCCTCGGTACTGATATACGGCGAGACCGGCACCGGGAAGGAACTTTTCGCCCAGAGCATACATTCCGAAAGCCCGAGAAAGAACAGGCCTTTCATTGCCCAGAACTGCGCCGCCTTACCCGAAACCCTGCTGGAATCGTTGCTCTTCGGCACCACAAAGGGCAGTTTTACCGGCGCCGAAGACAAACCCGGCCTGTTCGAACAGGCCGACGGCGGCACGCTGCTCCTGGACGAAATCAACTGCATGGGGCTTTCGCTGCAGAGCAAGCTTTTAAGAGTGCTGCAGGAAGGGGTCGTCAGGAGGATAGGGGCGACCTTCGACATCCCCGTGGACGTAAGGATAATAGCCACCACCAACGAAAAACCATCGGAGCTTTTAAAAAGCGGTAGGCTCAGAAGCGACCTTTTCTACAGGCTGAGCGTAATCTACGTAGAGATTCCACCGCTGAGGGAACGCCCGGAAGACATCGAAGAGCTTGTAAGTTTTTTCATAAAAAAGTACAACGCCAAATTCGGCAAGGACGTAAAAGGCGTGGACCGGCAGGTACTGAACATATTCAGGGAATACCCCTGGCCGGGAAACGTGCGGGAGCTGGAACACGTGATCGAGGGCGTGATGAATTACGTGGACGGTGGCTATATCTTGACGGGGGACCTGAAGTACCTCAGTTTCGGAAGTTTTAGGGACTACATAGAGAAAAAGCCCGACCCTGCAATAGGCGTGAAATCCAGGGTGGACGAATACGAAAAAGATTTGATACTCAATGCTTTAAGAAGCACCGGCGGCAACATAACCAGGGCCGCCCAAAAGCTGGGAATAAAAAGGCAGTCGCTGCAGTACCGTATGAAAAAATACGGCATAACAAAAGAGCTTTAAGGCCAAAAAGGGCTGTCCCTTTACGGTGACAGCCCTTTTTCACTTACCGGAACCTCCTGAGCACATCCTCCAGAGTGGGGGTGCCGATTTCCTGCAATTTGTACCTGACCCTTACCGTGGGTTTGTTGAGTTTCGTGATCCTGGAAAGGTCTATGGGTGTCCCAATTATAACCGTGTCACAGTCGGCCCTGTTGATAGTTTCCTCCAGTTCCTTCACCTGTACGTCTCCGTACCCCATGGCCGGCAGGATCACCGAAAGGTGGTTGTATTTGGCGTAGGTATCCTTTATGCTCCCTACGGCGTACGGCCTGGGATCCACTATTTCGGCAGCGCCGTACTTCTTGGCAGCCACGTAACCCGCCCCGTAGGTCATCTCGCCGTGGGTGAGCGTTGGGCCATCCTCCACCACCAGCACTCTCTTGCCCTTGATCTTGGCCGGATCTTCCACAAATATCGGAGAAGCGGCCTCTACCACCTGAGCCCCCGGGTTTACCTCTTCGATACTCCTGCGGACAGCGTCAATTCCCTCGGAAGAAGCAGTGTCAATCTTGTTGATCACCACCACGTCGGCCATCCTGAGGTTGGTCTCTCCCGGGTGATATTTTACTTCATGGCCAGGCCTGTGGGGGTCTACAAGGACAATGTGCAGGTCGGTGTTGTAGAAGGGGAAGTCGTTGTTTCCGCCATCCCACACTATTATGTCGGCTTCCTTCTCCGCCTCCTTTAGGATCACACCGTAATCCACGCCCGCGTACACCACTATGCCCATGTCGATGTGGGGTTCGTATTCTTCCCTTTCTTCTATTGTGCATTTATGGCGGTCCAGGTCTTCGTAGGTGGCGAACCTCTGGCATACCTGCTGGCTGAGGTCTCCGTAAGGCATGGGATGTCTAATTGCTACCACTTTCTTCCCCATATCCTTCAGTATCTGACATACCCTTCTCGTGGTCTGGCTCTTTCCAACACCCGTCCTGACGGCGCAAATCGATACCACTGGTTTCGTGGATTTGATCATGGTGCTCTTCGGCCCCATGAGCCTGAAATCCGCCCCGGCGCTGAGCACCCGGGAAGCCTTGTGCATCACTTCTTCATGGGATACATCGCTGTAAGCAAAAATTACCTGGTCGGCTCCCAGTTCCTTTATCAGCTCTTCCAGCCGGCTTTCGGGATATATGGGAATACCGTCGGGATACAGCCTCCCCGCCAGGTCGGCCGGATATTTCCTTCCCTCGATATTCGGTATCTGGGTGGCCGTGAATGCCACAACTTCGTATAACTCGTTGTCCCTGAAGTAGGTATTGAAAACGTGAAAGTCCCGTCCTGCAGCTCCCATTATTATGGTCCTGATCCGTTTCACCCGCATACCCTCCCTTTATTTTGTGTTTCATACGTCATAAAAAGCAAAAATTGTGCCAACCTATAACGGGGCGTTGAAACCCAATTTCCCTCCAAGCACCGCAAAAGTTTTTTGCCTGCGCTAATAATTTTTGCATTTTTGCCTTAAAATATAAAACTTTATCTACTGTCGATCCCGGATTGCGGTACATCCCCCATTACCTTTCATAAATACGTTTTCCGGAAAAATTAAGGTTAATCTTAAGAATTTCTTTAGATTCTCCTCAAAAGTCTCTAAAATTTGCAGGCTAAAATAAGCTTAGGAATCAATAAAACAAATGAGGGAGGGATACGCATGACAAAAAAAATTATAGCTCTCGGAGTGATGGCGGTAATCATCCTTGGAACAGCCGCCGTCGCTATAGCCGCAGTGCCGGAAAGCCTCAGAGCCGCCGGTGGAAATCTACCGATCCTCTCGCAGTTGAACCTGACCGATGACCAATACAGCAAACTAAAAGATATTAGAGCGGAGTTCTTCCAGAAAATGACCGAACTCAGAAACGAAATGGCGAAAAAGAACTTTGAACTGCAGGACCTATACTTTTCTAAAAACCCCGACCAGAAAGCCATAGACGCAAAGCTCAAGGAGATAAACGACCTCAGGAACCGGATGTTTGACCTCAAACAGGAATACTTCAGCAAAATGCGCGGAGCTCTAACCGAGGAGCAGCTTTCAAAGCTTCGTGAGTTCCGGGGTCCGGCCTTCGGTATGGGACCCGGATTCTGCCACGGCTACGGGCGCGGGATGATGGGCGGGTTTTTCGGCCCGGGATACGACCCCGGTACAACTCAATAATAAGCTCTACTTTTTCAGCCCGGGGCGGCCGAGCTTCACAGGCCGCCCCGGGTTTTTCTGTTTATTTTTTCGTAAATTGATTTTATTTATGTTATACTAAATTTATGGCACGATTAATTGCACTATTGATCTACGCGTAGGAGGCAAGCCGTGAGCGGTTACAGGATACTGGTTGTAGACGATGAGGATAAGCTCTTGGACTTGATTAAAAATTTCCTGGAAAAGGAGGGCTTTGCCGTTACTTGCGCTGACAGCGGAGTTGAAGCCCTAAAACTTCTGGAAAAGCGGAAGTTCGACTTGGTAGTCCTTGACATAATGATGCCGGAAGTTTCCGGGTTTGACGTCCTGAGGCGCATCAGGGAAAAAATTCAAATCCCCGTCATATTCCTGACCGCCAGGGCCGAAGAACCGGACAAGCTGCTGGGCCTGGAGCTGGGAGGCGATGACTACATAACGAAACCCTTCAGCCTCAGGGAGCTGGCCGCCCGGATTCGCGCGGTCCTTAGGAGGGCGAAACCCTCGGAGGCTGCAAATACCATCCTGGAATACGGCGGCATCAGGCTGGACCTCAACGAAAAAACCGCATCCCTTAACGGCCGGCCTCTCTTCCTGACACCCACGGAATTCAGGATACTGGCGATTTTAATGGCCCACCCGGGAACGATAGTCTCCAGGCTGCGGATATTGGAAGAGGTTTTCGGCGGTTACTACGAAGGGTACGAGAGAAACCTGGATACGCATATCAGCAACCTTAGGAAAAAACTGGGGGATAACCCTTTAAATCCCCGTTATATAAAAACCGTCTACGGCACGGGTTATAAGCTGGGAGGTTTGTCATGAAAAAGAGAGGAATAGGATTTCGCGTGACTGCTAGCCTGGTAGCCGTATCCCTCCTGACGTCGGTGCTCTCCATCCTGTTCTTTTATTCCCTGACCAGAAAGGCGTTCAACGATTATGTGCGAGAAAACCGGACCCAGATAGTCCTTCAGGTGAGCAGGATCGTGGGCGATATATACGACCAGGCAGGTTGGGTGGGTGTTCAGCAATTGCTGGAGGGCATATCCTACATGAGAAGAATGCACAGCTCCCACATGGGGATGGGGCCGGGCTCCATGGGCGGTATGGGGCTGATATTTTTAATGCAGAACGATATAATAGTAACCGATGCATCCGGCAGGGTAGTAGCATCCACGCGCGGCTTCAACGGGCAGGCACGCACCGCCAGCATCACGGCACCGGTGCATTCCGGAGGTGAAATCGTGGGCTTCGTCACCGTGAGATCCCCCCTTAAGCCCGCCGAGAGAAGCCTGGAATTCGTTTTCTACAGGACTTTGTCCTCCTATTCCCTCTTTTCAGTGGCCTTCGGCCTCGGCCTGGCCCTCTTAATAGGAGCGCTGGTCTCCAGGCGATTGACGGAACCGATAAAACAGCTTTCAGCAGCCGTAAAGCGCTTTTCCAAGGGCGAAAGAGACGTAAAGATCACGCTGGAAACCGGAGACGAGCTGTCCAGTCTTGCCGAGGACTTCAACGCCATGGCCGAAAAAATAAGAAAAAGCGAGGAACTGCGCAGGAACCTGACTGCGGACATAGCCCACGAACTAAGGACCCCCATAGCCATAATTCAGGGCACCCTTGAGTCCATCCAGGAAGGAGTGCTGGAACCCACGCCGGCCCTGATGCTATCCTTGCAAGAAGAGGTCTCGCGGATGACCCGCCTCATTAAAGACCTGTCGGACTTAAGCCTCGTCGAGGCAGGCAAGCTGGAATTGAATAGAATCAAGATCTTCCCCGCTGAACTTGCGGGTAAATTCATCCATTTCAAAGCTGAGGCAGAGGCTAAAGGTATACGGTTCGACATCAACTTCCCGCGGAACCTGCCGGCCGTATACGCGGACCCGACCCGTCTCGTGCAGATAATAACTAACCTGCTGTCCAATGCCCTGAAGCACACGTCTTCCGGCAGGATAGAACTCTCCGCAGAGAAGGCCGAAGGAGGGGTAGTTTTCAAGGTACAAGACACCGGCAGCGGTATAAAAAAAGAAGACCTGCCTTACATTTTCGAGAGGTTCTACAGGGCAGAAAAATCCCGCTCCCGCAAGACCGGGGGTACGGGATTGGGTCTTGCCATCACCAAAGGACTGGTGGAAGCCC
The DNA window shown above is from Thermosediminibacter oceani DSM 16646 and carries:
- a CDS encoding response regulator transcription factor translates to MSGYRILVVDDEDKLLDLIKNFLEKEGFAVTCADSGVEALKLLEKRKFDLVVLDIMMPEVSGFDVLRRIREKIQIPVIFLTARAEEPDKLLGLELGGDDYITKPFSLRELAARIRAVLRRAKPSEAANTILEYGGIRLDLNEKTASLNGRPLFLTPTEFRILAILMAHPGTIVSRLRILEEVFGGYYEGYERNLDTHISNLRKKLGDNPLNPRYIKTVYGTGYKLGGLS
- a CDS encoding sigma-54 interaction domain-containing protein; this translates as MNEVEKRLKEILSYKTIRKIFDALDEGIIIVDRDYNIIFYNNTLTRFEGLESKNVIGKKLLEVFPSLTPEESTIYQVIETGRPIFNRYQQYLNYKGMEIRTLNTTIPIVENGQVLGALEISRDVSEVYALSQKVLELQQKLIGKKPRSINVGLKYSFDSIVGSSKKIREIVEVLKKVAGTTSSVLIYGETGTGKELFAQSIHSESPRKNRPFIAQNCAALPETLLESLLFGTTKGSFTGAEDKPGLFEQADGGTLLLDEINCMGLSLQSKLLRVLQEGVVRRIGATFDIPVDVRIIATTNEKPSELLKSGRLRSDLFYRLSVIYVEIPPLRERPEDIEELVSFFIKKYNAKFGKDVKGVDRQVLNIFREYPWPGNVRELEHVIEGVMNYVDGGYILTGDLKYLSFGSFRDYIEKKPDPAIGVKSRVDEYEKDLILNALRSTGGNITRAAQKLGIKRQSLQYRMKKYGITKEL
- a CDS encoding cyclic 2,3-diphosphoglycerate synthase, which translates into the protein MGAAGRDFHVFNTYFRDNELYEVVAFTATQIPNIEGRKYPADLAGRLYPDGIPIYPESRLEELIKELGADQVIFAYSDVSHEEVMHKASRVLSAGADFRLMGPKSTMIKSTKPVVSICAVRTGVGKSQTTRRVCQILKDMGKKVVAIRHPMPYGDLSQQVCQRFATYEDLDRHKCTIEEREEYEPHIDMGIVVYAGVDYGVILKEAEKEADIIVWDGGNNDFPFYNTDLHIVLVDPHRPGHEVKYHPGETNLRMADVVVINKIDTASSEGIDAVRRSIEEVNPGAQVVEAASPIFVEDPAKIKGKRVLVVEDGPTLTHGEMTYGAGYVAAKKYGAAEIVDPRPYAVGSIKDTYAKYNHLSVILPAMGYGDVQVKELEETINRADCDTVIIGTPIDLSRITKLNKPTVRVRYKLQEIGTPTLEDVLRRFR
- a CDS encoding sensor histidine kinase; this translates as MKKRGIGFRVTASLVAVSLLTSVLSILFFYSLTRKAFNDYVRENRTQIVLQVSRIVGDIYDQAGWVGVQQLLEGISYMRRMHSSHMGMGPGSMGGMGLIFLMQNDIIVTDASGRVVASTRGFNGQARTASITAPVHSGGEIVGFVTVRSPLKPAERSLEFVFYRTLSSYSLFSVAFGLGLALLIGALVSRRLTEPIKQLSAAVKRFSKGERDVKITLETGDELSSLAEDFNAMAEKIRKSEELRRNLTADIAHELRTPIAIIQGTLESIQEGVLEPTPALMLSLQEEVSRMTRLIKDLSDLSLVEAGKLELNRIKIFPAELAGKFIHFKAEAEAKGIRFDINFPRNLPAVYADPTRLVQIITNLLSNALKHTSSGRIELSAEKAEGGVVFKVQDTGSGIKKEDLPYIFERFYRAEKSRSRKTGGTGLGLAITKGLVEAHGGRIWVESREGEGSVFSFFIPSAT
- a CDS encoding Spy/CpxP family protein refolding chaperone, producing the protein MTKKIIALGVMAVIILGTAAVAIAAVPESLRAAGGNLPILSQLNLTDDQYSKLKDIRAEFFQKMTELRNEMAKKNFELQDLYFSKNPDQKAIDAKLKEINDLRNRMFDLKQEYFSKMRGALTEEQLSKLREFRGPAFGMGPGFCHGYGRGMMGGFFGPGYDPGTTQ